Proteins found in one Poecilia reticulata strain Guanapo linkage group LG6, Guppy_female_1.0+MT, whole genome shotgun sequence genomic segment:
- the LOC103465742 gene encoding serine/threonine-protein kinase pim-1-like codes for MCTSTHHIYRQTLLFDVAQKLSLSFFSKMATSASKSGKQQDNKSLSNEYRSNMNESGCRNRKANVVTESDNKKLWNVRCNNFNSHNAGEPHKVTIKFVKEWRIRKRSSVKREPEKRPRSTNLLPSIIVISSNSSNSSHNSGTNEELLNMLRKRTVSANAEPSEKIQRVSLPVHGANNSLSDLRTSESDFERKYKQLGLIGKGGFGSVYAGLRLADSLQVAIKYADSKRVQGELRVGCVPLEVVLMQKAGGSPEAIGKLATVTLLDWYYLDQKLVLVMERPPFSLDLAQYIHFRGGRLQEDEAKPLMNQLVNAAMEMYNRGVFHRDLKLENTLVEIGSAGPRLRIIDFGCGSYELKKNFRYFRGTLQYAPPEWFKHKTYKPIPTTVWQLGVMLYCMLHRCQFDTRVFSMDWIHFSSNLSRECLSFLHLCLEEECKKRATLERLRTHAWLSGLKPAPQGSAMLLPTFET; via the exons ATGTGTACGAGTACACATCACATCTATCGACAGACGTTGTTATTTGATGTTGCACAGAAACTATCTTTAAGCTTCTTCAGCAAAATGGCGACGTCTGCTTCTAAGTCTGGAAAACAACAAG ATAACAAGAGTCTCTCCAATGAATACAGGAGCAACATGAATGAATCGGGGTGCAGGAATAGAAAGGCTAATGTTGTCACTGAGTCGGACAACAAGAAGTTGTGGAATGTAAGATGCAACAACTTCAACAGCCACAATGCTGGTGAACCTCACAAGGTGACCATAAAGTTTGTCAAGGAATGGAGAATTAGAAAAAGAAGCTCTGTTAAAAGGGAACCAGAAAAAAGACCTAGAAGCACCAATCTGCTGCCCAGCATAATTGTGAttagcagcaacagcagcaacagcagccacAACAGCGGTACAAATGAAGAGTTGTTGAATATGCTGAGGAAGAGGACAGTCAGTGCTAATGCAGAGCCCTCTGAGAAGATACAAAGGGTCTCTCTGCCAGTACATGGCGCCAACAACTCACTCAGTGACCTTCGCACAAGCGAAT CtgattttgaaagaaagtaCAAGCAGCTGGGACTCATTGGAAAAGGGGGCTTCGGTTCCGTCTACGCTGGCCTGCGCCTTGCCGACTCCTTACAG GTGGCCATCAAGTACGCTGACAGCAAGAGAGTGCAAGGTGAATTGAGA GTGGGCTGCGTCCCCCTGGAGGTGGTGCTGATGCAGAAGGCCGGAGGGAGCCCGGAAGCAATCGGGAAGCTTGCCACCGTCACTCTGCTGGACTGGTACTATCTGGATCAAAAGCTCGTCCTTGTTATGGAAAGACCGCCATTCTCCTTGGATCTTGCGCAGTACATCCACTTCCGGGGAGGTCGTCTGCAGGAAGATGAGGCTAAG CCTCTCATGAACCAATTGGTGAACGCCGCCATGGAAATGTACAATAGAGGCGTTTTCCACCGGGACTTGAAGTTGGAGAACACGCTGGTAGAAATTGGCTCCGCAGGGCCGCGGCTCCGTATTATTGACTTTGGCTGTGGCAGTTATGAGCTGAAGAAAAATTTCCGCTATTTCCGGG GTACTCTTCAATATGCTCCCCCAGAGTGGTTCAAACATAAAACGTACAAACCTATTCCCACCACAGTTTGGCAGTTGGGAGTAATGCTTTACTGCATGTTGCACCGCTGTCAGTTTGACACCAGGGTTTTCTCCATGGACTGGATTCACTTTAGCAGCAACCTCTCCCGAG AGTGCCTCAGTTTCCTCCATCTCTGTTTGGAGGAGGAGTGTAAGAAGCGAGCCACCTTGGAGCGGCTTCGTACTCATGCCTGGCTCAGCGGACTGAAACCCGCGCCTCAGGGGTCCGCAATGCTTCTGCCAACATTTGAGACTTAA